The sequence CCTATACGGATGATCCTTTTGGACTTGCCGCTCACGTTATTAATAAGGATCCATTATGGGCTGCCAAAATTACTGGTTTGAGTGTTGCGGAAATTGAAGAATTTGCCAAGCTGATTGGTGAGACCAAGCGCTGTTTCTTTCGCCTTGGTTTTGGCTTTACCCGTCAACGCAATGGCGCTGTTGCTATGCATGCGGCGCTCTCTATTCCTGCTGTACTTGGCTCTTGGCAATATGAAGGAGGAGGGGCATTTTTTTCAAACTCTGATATTTATGTGTTAAATCGTGATGAGATTACTGGAAAAAAATTGGCGGACCCTACTATTCGCAGCCTCGATCAATCAAAAATCGGTCGCATCCTTTGTGGGGATAAAGATACGCTTTATGGTGGCCCTCCAGTCAACGTGCTCTTTATTCAAAATACCAATCCGGTTAATGTCGCTCCTGAACAACGCCTTATTCGGCAAGGTTTTATGCGAGATGATCTTTTTACTGTTGTGCATGAACAATTTATGACGGATACGGCAAAGCTTGCTGATATTGTTCTACCTGCAACTATGTTTGTCGAGCATGATGATATTTATTGTGGTGGTGGTCATCAACATATCATTCTTGGACCAAAATTGATTGAGCCACCTTTAGGGCCAAAACCCAATTTGTTTGTCATTAACCAACTTGCACAGCGCCTTGGTTTTAAAGGGTTTGATTTTGACGAAAAAACATTGATTGATGATTTATTGGTTAAAAGTGGTTTTGGTGGTTTTGAGGAGTTGAAGGAAAAACGCTGGTATGATGTGCAGCCATCTTTTGATGAAGCGCATTTTATCAATGGCTTTGGTTGGGATGATAAACGCTTTCACTTTAAAGTAAATTGGCTGGATGAGCATTTTCCTAACCGTCCGCCAGCTTCAATGGGGTATCAGGGAAATTGGCAAGAAATGCCGCAATTTCCAGATCAATGGGATAACCTTGAGCGCATCAGTGAAGCTTGCCCATTTCGGTTGGCAACATCGCCCGCGCATAATTTTTTAAATTCTACTTTTGCCGAAACGCCAACATCATTGCAAAAAGAGAGGCGGCCGGAACTCTATATTCATCCAGATGATGCCAAAGCGCTAGATATTGAAGATGGAGATATTGTTGCAATCGGTAATGCACGCGGGGACGTGCGGCTGCATGCTAAGATTTTTGCTGGGGTGCAACGCGGAGTGCTTATATCTCCTGGTATTTTTCCCAATAGTGCATTTATTGATGGCGAGGGCATAAATACTTTAACAGGCGCACAGTCACCTGCACCTAATGGTGGTTTAGCCGTTCATGATATTAGTGTGTGGGTTAAAAAATGCGCAAATTAAAATTGTTGGATTAATAGAATCTCAATCAACATAACGGCATTTATGCAGTTTTAATGAATCAGCATTGGGCTTGTGCCAAAGGAATATTAGATGGAAAATTGTAAAGCATTTATCACCGGCGTTGCAGGTCTGTCATTAAATGATCAAGAGCGTGCCTTTATTAAAGAGCATAAGCCATGGGGATTTATTCTATTTGCACGCAATATTGACAATAGCGATCAATTATCTGCACTTACTGATGATATAAGACTTACATCTAATAATGAAAATGCTTTGATTTTTATAGATCAAGAAGGCGGAAGAGTTCAGCGTCTACGTCCACCACTCGCCCCTAATTATCCAACGGCAGCAGCTCTTGGTGATATTTACAATAAAGATCAAGATCAGGGCTTACGCGCAGCTTGGCTAATGTCGCGGCTTCATGCTTTTGATTTAAAAAAATATGGGATTAATGCTGATTGTTTGCCGCTTTTAGATGTGCCGGTTGCTGGCAGTCATGATGTTATTGGTTCGCGTGCCTATGGTCATACGCCTGAGATTGTCACCGCAATGGGTAAAGCTGCAGCACAAGGGCTTATTGATGGAGGTGTTTTGCCGGTTATGAAACATATACCTGGCCATGGCCGCGCCATGTGTGATACGCATTTGGCATTAGCGCGGGTAGAAGCTGATATTGATGAATTAAAGCAATCAGATTTCA comes from Bartonella sp. HY038 and encodes:
- a CDS encoding molybdopterin oxidoreductase family protein produces the protein MNLRIGHSACPHDCPSTCALDIELLADNRIGRVRGSKDNSYTAGVVCAKVARYAERVHHSERLLKPLKRIGKKGAGQWQAIGWDEALDSIAEKITEQVELLGSQTVWPYYFAGTMGLVQRDSINRLRFAGNFSKQFSTFCTNTAVTGYFAGAGRIAGVDPREMEKSDCIVIWGTNAAATQVNVMTHAVRARKERGAKIVAIDVFETTTVKQADIGLILKPGTDAALACAVMHVLFRDGYADYAYMKAYTDDPFGLAAHVINKDPLWAAKITGLSVAEIEEFAKLIGETKRCFFRLGFGFTRQRNGAVAMHAALSIPAVLGSWQYEGGGAFFSNSDIYVLNRDEITGKKLADPTIRSLDQSKIGRILCGDKDTLYGGPPVNVLFIQNTNPVNVAPEQRLIRQGFMRDDLFTVVHEQFMTDTAKLADIVLPATMFVEHDDIYCGGGHQHIILGPKLIEPPLGPKPNLFVINQLAQRLGFKGFDFDEKTLIDDLLVKSGFGGFEELKEKRWYDVQPSFDEAHFINGFGWDDKRFHFKVNWLDEHFPNRPPASMGYQGNWQEMPQFPDQWDNLERISEACPFRLATSPAHNFLNSTFAETPTSLQKERRPELYIHPDDAKALDIEDGDIVAIGNARGDVRLHAKIFAGVQRGVLISPGIFPNSAFIDGEGINTLTGAQSPAPNGGLAVHDISVWVKKCAN
- the nagZ gene encoding beta-N-acetylhexosaminidase gives rise to the protein MENCKAFITGVAGLSLNDQERAFIKEHKPWGFILFARNIDNSDQLSALTDDIRLTSNNENALIFIDQEGGRVQRLRPPLAPNYPTAAALGDIYNKDQDQGLRAAWLMSRLHAFDLKKYGINADCLPLLDVPVAGSHDVIGSRAYGHTPEIVTAMGKAAAQGLIDGGVLPVMKHIPGHGRAMCDTHLALARVEADIDELKQSDFIPFKQLAHLPTAMTAHVVYEAIDQEQTATLSSKVISEIIRGDIGFDGLLMTDDLSMKALSGTIGDLAQQAFIAGCDVALHCNGNFSEMLEVAGNSPYLQAKAARRAAFAESFVLNTIAADEKELRQEFANFFPETLNF